aaaatcaaaccataTTTATAATAAGTGTTGTATTGTAATATAATAAACCATATGTTCGGAATTTATGGTCTGACGGTTTGTACTAGTGAATTCTTACCAAATTCTAGtaaagaataaattttggtaatttgCGTTTATATatcgtaattttttttaatctttcatCTAATTAAAGTTTGGATATGAGGTATAATGCATAAACAACTAAACGGACCTTATATCAACATCTCGTTTCCACATATTCAAAGAGTTAAcgtgagaagaaagaaaagatgaagattCTTCCTTACACCAGAAAAAgctatatcatcatcattcacaaATGTGCAAAACCATGGGAAAAGCTAGCGATATCAGCAACACATGGGCCGCTAGATCTAGCCGTTACATGACTCTTTTACAGTTTTACTTTTACCCATAGATACACATTCCCCTCTttacaaaagtcaaaactaaTATAAGATATCGTTGGAGCatcaagaaaagataaaagaaggATGGAGTCTTCCACATCGTGTGATCAAAGATAGTTAGGCTTACACTCTTGAAGCTACCCGTTGACTTAGAAAGCTAATGCTTTAAATGATGAAGGCCAAACTATCCATGCGCATCACCAAGCCCAAGTATTATTATATTCACAATAGCCCATTTGTTGTtacattattttgttgattgaaTAATACCTAAATAGTTTAACTAATCTTCTATTCgagttttagttatttacatGTTTATGTAAAGATTAggaagttttgagttttgagtaaATACTATTGAATACAATGACAACAACAAGGTTAGACATAGAACAGTAAaaccaataagaaaaacatatcaCACCTTTGCAGCAGGAAGAAAAGACGATCTCGCAAACTCTTCATAAGTTGCGTTATGGCACTTGTGTATCTTTAGTCTACAATTTCGCTCTTTGTTACTATTAGTGGAAATCTTGTTAGATATCTCCTAATAATACTAGCAATTTAAATCAATGATAGATGTTGTGGAGGATGGAGACGATAGAGCAATTTGTAGTGTCTGATGATAAactataatttcatatttatgaaaaaaaaaacaaaaaaaaaacttttacaaaTGGTTTCAATTGTAGACTTTGTAGTAGAgaattttatatgtaataGAGAGATTTATAGCCAACGACTTCTTATTTTGGTTCAACGACTCGAGTGGGGAAATGCTTTTGATGTGTTTACCAAAGATTGCGCATCAATCAATGGTTACAAAAGTCAACAAAGTCAAAGCTATATAGATTACGACCATTCTCAGCCGTCCGATAAATAAAGGGTATTCTGTCTTTTTGAATGACAACTAGCATTTCTGGTGACCACGAGACCGGGAATGTTCGTCACGGGACGTTTTCATTGTCGTTCGTTCCCACCAACATTTATCGTTAttaatttacaaacaaaaccGTTTTTAGCAACtagtaatatttaattaatcacTAAAGCACTGATTTATTGTTCTAACAACTAATTGATTgcaaaaactacaaaaactaCTCCACCGACTCCACAATTCCGCAAAATcagttttgtagtttttttttttgtatcaaatcCACAATCCGTAAATCAGTACATTTTTCAGTCATTATACAtacattaaattatttttgtcaattgaaacaaaagttaaatCTAAGTTTTTCAACTATGACTTACGGTAAAACCTATCACAATcatatacaaatacaaatatttgtttaccTAGTTGATGTTCGTTTCTCCATTAAGATCATTTATCTGAATGGATTTGAATATTGATGTTCGTTTTAACCAACTTAATAGAGCAATGAGATAAATCAgttaaatgaattttaataaaCTCATCCAAAAATGATCGAAATCTGGCTGATTCTGATCAGAACAGTTAACTGGAAGTGATTCAGTTTAAAATACTAAAtgttataaatacaaaaaaaaaactaaatactataaataccaaaaaaataaaaacgaacaTCATTCAGATAAATTAATGAGATGGATCATTTGAATAAACTATTTGGATGCATATCCTAAATAAGCAAACTAACAAGACCCTAAAAGGATTAGATATTGTTTTGACCTTTTTTCCTAATCTTGTTCTACATCAAATTTGTAACCACTTTCGTGACTAGAAGTTTATTTTATACCCTTACTAGAAGTTTAACGAGACCTCTCTCATTTGAGCTTTCTTATTCGATATACGCATACATGGATTTTGTGGTCGACATTTCCAAAGCCTATAAGATCATCAATCCAATGGTTAAAGATAAATGACATTGAGCTTGACTACGATAACTTAAGTGCGCATCAAAACATTTGATTATTCCtcatccaaattaaaaaaaaaaagaacggTGGGAGCATttaataagatatttatttaccTGCACTCACgtcctctctcttcttctttcactctTACACgaaaggaaaacaaacaaaaacgaaccaaataaagttattttagTGCTCTCTAATGGCGATATGAGAGATTCGTGAGAGAAGATACAGAAAAAAGCTTCATAATTTGAGATTCTTTCtagaaaaatcaatcaatGATGCTTCGATTTATCctagcttctcttctcctttcctCTTTTAGTCTCTACTCTTCTCTAGCTCGACCAGGTTCGTTTTCTAGATTTAGTTTCTTCTGATTCGAAATCTTTTGACTTGCATTTGACTTTGATTCGCTTGATTTGCTTAGCTCCATATGCCTTGAGGATTAGTTGTGGAGCTAGGAAGAATGTTCGAACACCACCAACTTACGCACTTTGGTTCAAGGATATAGCATATACAGGAGGCGTACCTGCCAATGCAACAACGCCTACTTACATAACTCCTCCTTTGAAGACTCTTAGATATTTCCCAATCTCTGAAGGACCTAACAATTGCTACAACATTGTCAGAGTTCCTAAGGGTCATTACTCTGTCAGGATCTTCTTTGGACTTGTTGATCAACCTAGTTTTGATAAAGAACCTCTCTTTGACATTTCTATTGAAGGCACTCAGATTTCTTCTCTTAAATCTGGTTGGAGTAGTCAAGATGATCAAGTTTTCGCTGAAgctctcatttttcttttgggtggGACTGCTACTATCTGTTTTCATAGTACTGGTCATGGCGATCCTGCGATTTTGAGTATTGAGATTCTTCAGGTTGATGATAAAGCTTACAGCTTTGGTGAAGGTTGGGGTCAAGGAGTGATTTTAAGAACTGCCACTAGGTTGACTTGTGGTACTGGGAAGTCTAGGTTTGATGAGGATTATAGAGGGGATCATTGGGGTGGTGATAGGTTTTGGAATCGTATGAGATCTTTTGGTAAGAGTGCTGATTCTCCTAGATCAACTGAGGAAACTATTAAGAAGGCTTCAGTTTCACCAAATTTTTATCCAGAAGGACTTTATCAGTCTGCGTTGGTTAGTACTGACGACCAACCTGATTTAACGTATAGCTTGGATGTGGAACCCAACAGAAATTACTCTGTATGGTTGCACTTTGCAGAGATTGATAATACTATCACTGCTGAAGGAAAAAGGGTGTTTGATGTTGTGATAAATGGAGATACTTTCTTTGAAGATGTGGATATCATAAAGATGAGTGGTGGTCGTTATGCAGCACTTGTTCTTAATGCAACAGTGACTGTGAGTGGAAGAACCTTAACTGTCGTTCTACAACCCAAGGCAGGTGGTCATGCTATTATCAATGCCATTGAGGTCTTTGAAATCATAACCGCGGAGTTTAAAACATTACGGGATGAAGGTACACATTCTTTCATGGACACTTTTTAATGTTGTATTTTCACCGCTCTTCGTTTTCCTGCATAGATTCATATAAAGTTTGGTTACTTGAAAACGAGACATGTGTGCCTCTTGTCGTCAGCTGTCTTTCTACTGTTGTAGAATGGTATTTGGTTTATATGTAATGTGTGATTCAAGTAAATCTTATTCGTATTTGTGCTAATCTAAGTAGGAATACAGTTCTGATGTTGGAGAAAACTTGTCACTCATGGTTTATTCTTCTAATAGCTAAGCTGGTTGATTGCTTTCTGTATCACTAGATTATTATAATTGTACATAATGTTGCTTGTTGTTTTCTGTTTCAGTCAGTGCGttacagaaaatgaaaaaagctTTAGGACTTCCTTCTAGGTTTGGATGGAATGGTGATCCATGTGTTCCCCCACAACATCCATGGAGCGGGGCTAATTGTCAGTTGGACAAGAACACCAGCAGATGGTTCATTGATGGACTGTATAGctcgtttctcttctttttgtgtatACTCATAAATAACAGATTCATTAACCCTTTCTTTTGCTTAGGCATCTCATTAGTTAGAGTCTTAGAGTCAAAGGATCTCTCTTTGAGTTTCTGGTCTTTTATCAGGTTTTCTAATaaacaaactttgtttttcgTTGCAGTGATCTTGATAACCAAGGTCTGAAAGGTTTCCTACCAAACGATATATCAAAGCTAAAACATCTTCAGAGCATGTAAGTCAATACATTATGCACATCCTGCAAATGTTTATCCAAGTGTCTACGAATATTGTATGTAAACGAAcaattttgttatcttctcCAAGAAAATGACTTGTCTAATGAAGAAATTGTGTccatttttcttgtgtgtCATTAGTTTTTCTTCCCTCATTTGTGTAATCCCCCTTACAGTGAAAGCTTCTTGATCCATATCTTGTCCATATTTCAGAAACTTGAGTGAAAACAACATTCGTGGAGGAATACCTGCATCGCTTGGAAGCGTTACGAGCTTGGAAGTATTGTAAGTAATCAGTTTGTTTATTAATTGAGTACTTTATGTGTTAACTTTTCAATTCTGAACCCTGAAACTGAATTTTTATGCATCTTTGCAGGGACCTCTCCTACAATTCCTTCAATGGATCTATCCCTGAAACCTTAGGAGAGTTAACATCCCTGCGGATTCTGTAAGATTATCAACTTTCTGTTTGTCTCCATGTCAATTTCAGTGGCCAGTGGAGTTCACATGGTCGGCAACATGAAACCTTTTATTGTATTACAGGAATCTCAACGGAAACTCTTTGTCTGGAAAAGTACCAGCGGCTGTAGGTGGAAGGCTGTTGCACAGAGCAAGCTTCAAGTAAGATGATTGAATCAGAgacaaagtttttaaagaaatatttgGACTTGGCATGTGAAGAATGATGTTTGGCAAATAGCACTCACTACCCTGTAActgttttctctatctctGCAGCTTCACAGATAATGCAGGTCTTTGCGGAATCCCGGGGCTACCAGCTTGCGGGCCTCACCTTTCTTCTGGAGCCAAGATTGGCATTGCATTCGGTGTTAGTCTAGCATTCTTATTGATCGTTGCATGTGCAATGATATGGTGGAAACGACGACAGAATATTCTTCGGGCACAGCAGATTGCAGGTAAACATTCATTTCCGTCACTAGGAAGTTGTATTTAGtcttttaaaacaaacctTTATGAGCCTGCACTGTGAAAATATTGCAGCAAGAGGAGCTCCTTATGCGAAAAAGAGAACACACGTATCTCATGACATCCAAATGTCACGGCACGGGCACAATAACCATGGCCAAGCTCGTACCGCTGTGGAAAATGGACCGAGCTTGTTGTCTTGAGTCACTTCTTTCAATCTTCTTTGGGTTTTTTCAGCAACACGAATCCCAAACCCCCACAAGGTCAAAATGTTCATATCATGTCTACCACATTGCTCGCCACAGGAAGAAGACCAAGAGGAAATACATTTGTAAATGGTCTTGGGTTCTTTTAATTATCCAGTTCATAGAATAGGATTCGATTTTTCTTGTTCAGTTTTTATGGGATTAGTCCTTTGGTACTTTTGTCTGGTGGGAGTTTAGAGGATAACTAGAACATAAAAATTACGTTTCAATATATTACACATGTTAGTTGAAAACAACCGAATGTGgagttgttatactcaatgGATACATCTCCTAGAAGCTAGAACCAAATCAATTGATCACAAAACAGGACTTTGTCCTCAAGAAGCATGCTTCTGATGTGGTTCTTGAATCTCGCTAACAAGCTCGCCTTCAGCTTCAGCTTCAACTTCCATAAAACTCTAACTCTACACCaagtatattaaaaataactacATAGAACTTTCTTCAAGATCTTCGAGAAAGCCTTGAATATATGGAAATGAACAAAGGGAACCAGAATAAAGATGTTTGGGGATGACAAAAATGTAGCAGAAAATCATATAAGAGAGCTCCAAGTCATGTGTCTTATACAATAACTTTGTCCCATGTTTCTGCACGTTTTCTACTCTCATTTCTTTCTCCCATTTTTGTAGTGAACCGAATTAAACCGGTTctgatttcattttcttccaaatCTGAGTCAAAGCCTCTAaagggtttcttcttctctgtttcttctatcTTCAGGGTTCAGACTTTTCACGGAGTGAACACAAACGCCTACGATAAACCAATCTCAGAGGTCAGCTCGATTTCTGTCTTTGTTAGGTTGTATTTGGAGGTTTTTCAATAGGAGTTCTCAATTTTAGGAGCCAATGTCAGTTTCTAGATTGAAATCGATCTCAATACTCAAAGCTTAGATCGAATTATATGCTAAAGCTACCAACTTTGCATAACCGATTATGTGTTGGTGACAATGAGAACAAGTGTGAGTTtgtaagtaaaagaaaaaagccaAGAGCTTGGAAACCAAACAatatagatagagagagatacaGAGAGAGGAGATGATAGAATATAGGATAAGGTGTTACTTCACTCTGACTTCTTTCTGcataaagtttcaaaattaagtcattttttttgtgtgtgttttgattttcagAAACAGCTTCATCGTCAGAGATGGAGGCTCTTTCCATCAACGCACCAACTCAGGCTTCTACTTTGCCCTCCGGATTACAGtaagtttcttctctctatctcccCTGCAATTTTATTGCCTAGGATTTAAGAAGTGAATGTAACCAATATTGGTGTTATATTATTAGTTGATCTCTTGTCTAGTTTCTTCCGCATGTTTTAGATAAGATTTCAGTGATAAAGGCACGTCCTTAAGTTTGTATTCTCCAATTCACCATCGAaatttggtttgtgatttCCCTCTTTTTGCATCACTTGTCAGGTAGAAACcttagaaaaataaagatagatACTTTATTTGTGAATCTTCCAGTTTATATTTGCACTTGTCAGCTTACCGGATTAGATCTTTTATTGATTCAGAATAAGTAAGGAGGTCGAAAAAAGATACAATGTAGTTAGAAGTGTTGGTGAGCAATGCATACATGATGATGAGCTGAAGGATCTTCTGGCTAAGAAGGCTGCTCCGGTTTGCTACGACGGTTTTGAACCATCAGGGAGGATGCATATCGCTCAGGTGTGTTACACTTGTCATATGCTTGTTTCACATAGCTTGCTTTGGAATTCTTttatgttctttcttctttaagtGAGAAGCTTCTGCTGGCGCGTTTAACTCTGCTATTACCTTGGCAGGGACTGATGAAGATCATGAATGTGAACAAGTTGACTTCTGCTGGTTGCCGAGTGAAAATATGGATTGCAGATTGGTTTGCATATATGAACAATAAGTTGGGAGGtgatttgaagaaaatcaGGGTGGTTGGAGAATATTTTAAGGAGATATTTCAGGCAGCCGGGATGAATAGTGAGAATGTAGAGTTTCTATGGTCATCCGATGAAATAAATGCTAAGGGAGATGAATACTGGCCTCTTGTGATGGACATTGCCTGCAGAAATAGTCTCGCCCAAATAAAACGGTATGCCCAAGTTTCATTTATTTGCAG
This sequence is a window from Arabidopsis thaliana chromosome 1 sequence. Protein-coding genes within it:
- the RLP4 gene encoding receptor like protein 4 (receptor like protein 4 (RLP4); INVOLVED IN: signal transduction; LOCATED IN: endomembrane system; EXPRESSED IN: 23 plant structures; EXPRESSED DURING: 13 growth stages; CONTAINS InterPro DOMAIN/s: Malectin/receptor-like protein kinase (InterPro:IPR021720), Leucine-rich repeat (InterPro:IPR001611); BEST Arabidopsis thaliana protein match is: Di-glucose binding protein with Leucine-rich repeat domain (TAIR:AT1G25570.1); Has 80698 Blast hits to 16677 proteins in 704 species: Archae - 13; Bacteria - 1525; Metazoa - 2886; Fungi - 292; Plants - 72469; Viruses - 0; Other Eukaryotes - 3513 (source: NCBI BLink).) → MMLRFILASLLLSSFSLYSSLARPAPYALRISCGARKNVRTPPTYALWFKDIAYTGGVPANATTPTYITPPLKTLRYFPISEGPNNCYNIVRVPKGHYSVRIFFGLVDQPSFDKEPLFDISIEGTQISSLKSGWSSQDDQVFAEALIFLLGGTATICFHSTGHGDPAILSIEILQVDDKAYSFGEGWGQGVILRTATRLTCGTGKSRFDEDYRGDHWGGDRFWNRMRSFGKSADSPRSTEETIKKASVSPNFYPEGLYQSALVSTDDQPDLTYSLDVEPNRNYSVWLHFAEIDNTITAEGKRVFDVVINGDTFFEDVDIIKMSGGRYAALVLNATVTVSGRTLTVVLQPKAGGHAIINAIEVFEIITAEFKTLRDEVSALQKMKKALGLPSRFGWNGDPCVPPQHPWSGANCQLDKNTSRWFIDGLDLDNQGLKGFLPNDISKLKHLQSINLSENNIRGGIPASLGSVTSLEVLDLSYNSFNGSIPETLGELTSLRILNLNGNSLSGKVPAAVGGRLLHRASFNFTDNAGLCGIPGLPACGPHLSSGAKIGIAFGVSLAFLLIVACAMIWWKRRQNILRAQQIAARGAPYAKKRTHVSHDIQMSRHGHNNHGQARTAVENGPSLLS